The Puntigrus tetrazona isolate hp1 chromosome 3, ASM1883169v1, whole genome shotgun sequence nucleotide sequence TAACTTACGGCATCACAGATGCAGCATTAAataagtgttgttgttttttaaatgagagaACGCTTGCCTCTGAAAATCCTTCGGGTTTGGTGTAGCTATACTAATAGTCCGGAACGTCCAGTGGAAACCTTAATCTGATTCTTTGGTTCTGTAAATCTATGAATGTTATTCTAGCACATGCATTAATTTGCCAGGAAATTAACTGACTAACTGCTTGTGGTGGTGTTTAGAACGAGAGGGCTTATCAGAAGCAGCCCACCATCTTCCAGAACAAGAAGCGGGTTCTGGCTGTTGAAGGAAGTGGCAAAGAGAAGCTCCCACGTTATCACAGAAACGTTGGATTGGGCTTCAAAACCCCCAGAGAGGTGAGCTTGTTTGCTTACAATCATAACTTTACTTCACAGATGATGTCTATTTCACAAACTTTTATATTGTGAATTTGAATAAGCTTAAAATGGGTGGCGAGCTGCAAATGATGTTTTTTCTCACGATGGTCTTCCTAGACTCAAAGAGCTCTGAGGATATGCCATTTGGCAATGCTGATGCAGTTGAATATGCTTTCATTTTGTAACCTCACTTGGTCAAACGATTCAAGTTCTTGTGCTTTACTTTCACAGGCTATTGCTGGCACTTACATTGATAAGAAATGCCCCTTCACCGGAAACGTGTCCATCAGAGGCCGTATTCTGTCTGGTAAGTGTGTAATGTCTTAGCTGATTGTAGTATTTTTAGAGGTGCAGATGTTTAATCTGACTGGTTTCTAATCTAAACTAGTGTTTTTATCGGACATCTCTTCAGATTCTGTATTCTGGCCcttgataaacattttaatgtgagcGTGGCTGTCGCTTTTCCAGGTGTGGTGACCAAGATGAAGATGCAGAGGACCATCGTCATCAGACGGGACTACTTGCATTACATCCGCAAGTACAACCGTTTTGAGAAGAGACATAAGAACTTGTCTGTCCACCTCTCCCCATGCTTCAGgtgagaaaaaaattactttggtgccttattttatgatttttgaatgttaagcttaaaatgGGTGGTGAGCTGCAAACTTTTTTCCTCAAGTCTTTCAGGCTCTGATGACATTGCCTAATGGCACCAGTGATCCAGCAgataatgcttaaaatgtttctgtgctCAAGGTGTTTgggagagattttttttgtacgtTTATTACCAGGCTCTTTTCTTGAATATTACTAATGATGCTCTCCATTCGTTTAGGGACGTGACCGTTGGTGACATCGTTACAGTTGGAGAATGCCGACCCCTCAGCAAGACAGTGAGGTTCAACGTCCTGAAGGTCACCAAGGCAGCTGGAGCCAAGAAACAGTTCCAGAAGTTCTAGATCTGTTTTAACAATATGGCACACCTGTATTGtttgtggaaaagaaaaataaaaaaagttctttaaatgtttctcTTACAGTTGATTGTCTACAAGTCATTTTGCATAAGCATCCTGCTCTTATATATACCCTCAACATTTCATATTTGGATACGTACATTGTCATATTCACATTTTGGATGTCACATTCAATGCCTGATTCAAATGAGCAGTAGGTCTATTCTCAAatgtttatatacttttaaatatagtatGTCTTTTAGTGTAGTTAATTTTAAAtgggcttttaaaaaaataatttcattttaattgtagtttaaTCTTGTAATTTCCAATATATTTAACTTAAGTTTAGTTATTAGAGTTCTGTGAAAAAGTGGttataaacttaattaaaacGTTAGCAGTCAACATCAACTTATGTGTCAGTTTATGTAGGTTAGAAGGACAGCGTTGTTATTTCTGTAGTTCTGTGGACTAATTAACGTTCATGAATTTAAGTTAGCTCgccacattatttttattttatacttccCTGTCACTACCGAGAGACTCGCTTACACATTTAGAAATATCCACGCATATCCTCATTTTCTACATCTGATTGCACCTCGTAAAATCCATTAAGCTTTACCTGCAGCGGTTGCTGTTATAAAAGACCGGTACAATTTGAACTCACTGTAGCAGAAAATAGATGCCATTTGCTTAGTATTAGGTGCTATTAGCAAAACGTGTAAATTAAACCGATATCTTATTCGCCTTCCCCAGCAGTCTCGGCCTCAGCCTCCCACTTCTACCCCGAACACGTGCAGCAGATGGCGCTGTGTCCCTTGTGCTGAGCCCGGCAACAAAACACGTCACCTGCGTACGTCACGCACGTCGTGAGTGTTTGAACGTGGCGCCGCGAAGgcgaaaataaaaaagagattaCGCGATGTATGCTCTGTGCTTTTAAATGTCCGCAGATCACACGGTAACGAAACCTTGAACGAATGCTTGCTTACGTTAACAGTCGATGCTTGTCGCGTGATATATCCGCTCTCGTTAACTGAACAGACATGACGGCCACGGTAAGCTATGTACAAATAGCTAGCTAATTTATTAACGGACAGCTGTGTAAACATGACTGTTCGTTTAACGTTATTAATGATGATGTCTGTTGTTTGTTGATACAGGCTTGTAATAAATGGAAGGGCTTGTTCACCGTTGGAGAGGAGTTTGATGATGAGGTTTGGAATTTAGACCACTTTAGTTGTGAAATAGATTTTAAAGTTGGTATACTTTAGTAATGTCATTTGCACGTTAACTGTACACTTTGTAATGTGCTTAGAAGTGCCATGACAGACTATAACTTGTATTTCGCTAAGGTCTgccttttattaacaaatgtaagcacacacacaaagacgtTTGCTTGTCATCTTGTCATCTTGTCATCCGGGATTTCTCATTTGTAGGATTTGCTTGAAGCTGATTGGACGTGTCCACCTGAGCAGGCATGTAGTACAGCTTCTTCTGTAGCACCATCATCTGAATCCTCACATGTGCAGCAGAGCTCTGTTAACTTGTCAAATGCGTCCGAATCTGGTTCGGTTCTGACTCTTCGTACCCCAGCATGTGGCACTATCAGTGCCCTACCAGATCTCTCCATGCCCTGCCATCAGTCAATCTCTGCATCCGTTTCTTCTCTCCGATTGCCAGTGTTATTCTTGCAACCTCCCTCTGAACCAATAAACCCTCCACCCCAGGAGTCTTTTAGAGTCCTACAGAGAGACCTCCCTCCTCAAGATGACTTTGATGACTGGGACGTGGATCTGGAGGAACTGGATAGCATTCCTCAAGTGGTTTCTGAGCCACAAAATAATCCAGCTGCAcccttaaaaaacatttcacccGCTAAACGCATGAGGCCGTCAGCGCCAGAAGTGTCCTCTCATGGAAGGTCCGCCGCCATCTCGTCAGTGTCCGTTACACGGCCCTTAGTCAACACCTCATTCGTGTCCATTATCCAAGGCCCCATGAATCCATCTACCCTTCGCGGAATGCAAATCTCATGCATGGTCCCACAACTCCAGCCTCGCGATTCCCCAGACCTGTGACTCCCAGGCCTCCAGTTGCGTCACCTCAGCTGGGGGCTTCATCACATAGGACCCCGCTGAAGCCTAGAGGGTCTCTCTTCCACTCTGTGTGTTCCACTACGGACTCCTCTTCCACATTTACACCTCGTGCTCTCAACACGCCTGTCCTGACCAATCACCTGGTCCAGCTGGTGTCTGCAGCCAATAAGACCCCTCAGAGACCACAAAGCCGCATGATGCCAGCCAAGGCACGCCGTTTTCCTGGCCCGGCCGGAGCACTTCCACTACAGGTCAGCCAAGCCctattttgattaattattgtTAGTGTCATACATTATGTACTGCTCAGAACTGTTAATGTACTGATAGTCTATCTATGACTAATTGTATTTCTGATTAGTTTTGATTTTCTAGTTCAATTTCTGTTTGTCGTGTAGGCCAGCGGACGAAGTCTTGATGACATTGTTGTGGCGGTTCCTCAGACGCCTGCACATGGAGCTGTTGCTCGGCTAAGAAGTGATGTATGTACATTGTGCTAagcttaatctttttttttaacaaaaagggTGAAATTATGTAGATTTAGATATTAGGTCTTAAAAAAGGGTTAAACAAAATTAGAATTGTTTACTTGCCATCTTAATAAAATAACTCAATGAGGCGTGGCTTTGCAGAGTGATTTGAGAGGAGGGTGGGaatctattttttaaagataaccCACTATCACTATCCTCTCTTAAATTGTCTACCCTAccttaattactcacccttatgtcgttccaaacctgtaagacattTCATCTTCAGGATgcaaatcaagatatttttcaTGGAATCTGAGTGCTCTCTGACCCTCTGTAGACTGCAAGGATATTACCATTATCAACGCAAGGGCGTCAGTAATCAGGGGTTCAACCGTAATGTTACAAAGAAGACTAttatttttgcacacaaaaagtaatattatttattcaacaattcttaCAATCTTCCAGCTTATGTACCCCAGCTTATGAGTGTAATCAGCATTGTTACATTCAGCATGAGTGCGCTTTCTACTGAATGTAAACAACTCTGAAACAACTGTCAATGGAGAGTCAGAGAGCTTTCAGTTTTCATTAGAAATCTCTCCTCTCTTTGATTTctaaagatgaacgaaggtcttatgggtttggagcaacatgagggtgagtaattaatgatatCGTTTAAGTTTTTGGCTCAACTACCACTTTATagtgaaatgtataaatatataaaagcaatttCCAAATAAAGTGCCGCGTGTGAAATCTTATGcatcacaacattataaaatgggtatttatttaaatattatctaaTCATTATATTTAGtagtgttaaagaaaaaaagttgttggtgttaaatctaaatgtaaaaattggaaaaatatgcatcaacaattattaaatatccAATTTCGGCTGGTACCAAAATACATtggtaaactttttttaaaagttgtgaaATTGCTTGCAGGTCCACTTTCTCTCACATACTCACAAACCTGCGCTCATCAGACAAGATGTCCATTTTTCACAGCAGGTTTCCAGCTCTCAGGTGATTGAGGAAGAGGAGTTCAGCAGGGGTCCGTGGGCAGTGATGAAGACTGAGATGGGATTGGACGAGAAGAACCCTTCTTGCTTTCTTCACTCTTACAGTGTTGTCATGGTACTCCGCAAGGTGAGCTAATCAGAAATGTCAAATGAGCTTTTTTGCTAAGAACAAAACTTTGTTAGTTTTGCAGAGTTCTTCATTTTCATCCAGAGttgtacaataaatatttatttctttttatttatgcctAAAGTGGAAGTCCATGGCTGTAATCAGGACAAATGAGGGATCTCGGCTCCACAAATGATTAACACAAACATAATCACTGTTGTCATCAGTCACCTTAAAgtgattattaatgtaattttaatgtgttttgccCAGTGTGTCATAACGATTCTCTGCTAATGGTACACGTgtgttaaatattcattaggCTGACAAATGCTGATTAGCTTTTCACTTGATTCATTACCAATGGCCTTGAGGCTGCGCTGCAACttatgctttttcttttctcttattCTCGTTTTTCTTTGACGCTTATTTGTGACTTATCGCTTTCTCATTCCAGGCTGCTCTCAAGCAGCTAGCCAAGAATAAGGTCCCTAATATGGCTGTCGTCTTGAAGAgtatcacgcacacacatgcagatgCAAAGGCCGTCTTCAGAGATCCAACAGGTACTAATAATTAGGGGATATACACCACCAGGCAGTgactaaacaaaatgaaaactgtattttagCTGCTTCAAAGTTGCCACTATTTTGCAGATACTTTCTCATCCAACTTCATGGGGGTGGAgagttgttattttaaaaacagttttagtactttacactgtaataacacaaacaatttgtgtgtgtgtgtttgtgttagtgctgtcaatcaatggaaaaaaatatttggttagatcaattgcatttaaatattgaattcagttaaactaaaaaaatttacCACCTTTAATCATTtagttgtttaaaatgtttctccGTTGTGATATGGGTGGCCATATCCATCccattttctctctcacacacacacacacacacacatgcacacaatcaCAAAGAATGAAATCAGGAGGTCACTGACTGAGCTGGTGTTCTTGGTCTGATTGCACTTTCGTTTTcagaagtcttttttttttttttttttttttttttttttaacttctgtgttttcttttgcaCTGTGAAGGTGAGATGCAGGGCACAGTTCATCGTCGCCTGGTGGAGGAAAGACTGGGAGAGCTCAAGACAGGAGCTGTGTTGCTACTCAAACAAGTAACTGTATTTCAGACCTCATTATAGACCATCAGAGGAGATTATATACACTTTAGATTATTTAAAGCGCTGTGTGCTTATGTGGGTATTACATGACCGTCCTTATATTTGTAGATCCAGATCCTTTACTCTCCTCTGTCATTTCCAgtcttttactttgttttatattgAATAATGAGGCAAGAAGTGCACAtaattctcattatttttaaaggtggGTGTGTTTTCACCATCACATCGAAATCACTACCTGAACGTCACACCCAATAACCTACTCAGGATATACCCGCCTGACGGGGTCTTCCACAACTCCCAGCCATCCCACTCTCCACTGGTGAATCACCTTTTTGTTCTCAagtttattttgacttttcttttagtttttattttcttctccaGGTGTTTAATGAGCCTGATACGGTCCTCAGCGTTTTACTTGTTTGTTCGTGAATTAGTTGGCCTCAGGAGAtgcttccttttttaaaatattccttATGCAATTTGTGTGTTGttgtcttttgcttttttttttttttccatttcattctgGTTGTTGCGTGCACTTGCAGGAGCTTACGTTGCATAGTGAATCCACAAGGCCTGCAGGGGGCCCCGTGTCTCTGATGGAGCTCCACTTTGATGATGAAGACGACAGTGAAAATGTGGTTGAGGAAAACCTGGCTTCAGATGGTTTAGACACTGCAGCTGTCTCTAATGAGCTCTGTAAAGCACCTACAGTGTCCGGACAAACGGGAGACGCAGCATGGGACACAGGTGTGTATGTTGGAGTATCATCAATTAAGCAGTATCACACAAGCAAGTGTGCTGTTTTAGTCTCAAAGCGACGTACTGGCTGAAAGCTGGTGTGGCACAGAATGTGCGAGTGGAGTGACAGATTCTTTTTCTTGCTCTAAGGGGGTATATTTGGTTCATTTGATCTggtgcaaaaaagaaaatgttacagTTGGACCTGCTTAACAACAAACTTAAAGATGCAAATGGATATGatcacaaaatgattaaatggtGTATATGTCATATCTAAAACTGCTTTGTTCTGGGATAAATGCACTGGTATTTTTACTGGCTGTTTTGACTCCTTTAAAGTCAGCGTTCACGCTTATTTGAACTGACCGCACTAGAGTGAGTTTTTAATTGATCCAAACCTGCCAAGTGTTTCGTAAATACACGTTGCTTCATGTATTGCATTTCCACTGCCAAGCAAAACCTGCTCTGGGGTTTGTTTCCCATAATGTATGCAACTTTTGGTTCAAAAAAATTGATTCAAACACAAATTTGCAATTGAAACTATGATTTTAGGGAAACATAGAATTGTTGAAATGTTGGTAACCATGGAACTTGAGACCATATTGGCTAATCGTGTTTTTTGGGACAACTTCCACACTCAGCTCAAACACAGACATAATGACATTACTCTTGAAGTGTCCCTTAACCATTTAAAATGGAGAACCAGAACTAATATAATTTCACAAACTGCATCACTTAAAGCATGTGGTATGAAGTTAGAAAACCTTTTGTTGAAGGCAGGATGCCAGGCTAAGTCTAAATGGATACTTTTGCCAGACCCATTTGAATTTGGCACAATGTTGGTACAAATTCGTTCTGACCCATAAATGACTAGATACTTGAGCTCATTTAAAACGCATTAAACTGCTTTGATATACTAAATAGCACTggtgaagaaaacaaaagcgtTAATAATAAGAAAGCTTTTGAATGTACATCGGCATCTGACCATGGGTTTACTGTAGTATCTATAACCTTAGAATCGTAGGCTCTGTCAGGCCTAGAATGAGCTGATGCGATTATTATTAAATCGGCCAACGTTTTGAGCGTTTCATGGTTtgtgataaatgttttatcgCGCACCCCTAAGCtggattctttttttattcattaaacatttacaccGTTTATTTGAACATACAATGTGAGATTTTCAGATAAGAATAATGCAATTATCTTATCAATTTTTATCATGCAATTCACTTTTAAATTTCAGCAAATAATGGTTTGTGTTCCAAACAGTGGGTGGTATGCTGCGCTAAGTTGGAGAAAGAAAATGTAGCCGCTTTTAATTTTCAGATGCTTCTGTGTTATTGGAATTATGAAGAAAGTCTGtgcattttaagtattaatctgtgtttgtgaatgtttcttttaagaTGACCTTGATGAGCTGCTCGGAGAGTTACCTGCGGAGGCATATGATGCACTACATTAATCACATGGTCACTTTAAAAGGAAAGTTATAGTCATATTATAACCATGCACACCAATAGACGAGCATTACCTGCTACCCAGGCTACTGTTCAGTTTTTGTGTAAACcttttgtaaatatgtacacGAATCGCTTGTCTCTTGCATAAATTGAAAGAATAAATACCTGATGGGACCTGTAAATGATGTGTTCACTTCTTGAGTCTTGCTGACAAATGCCACATGCTTTTGAAGCTAGTATTAGATGGGTTGAAGGAACATGTCAGTACCGATCAATGTTAATTTCATGCTGAAATTAACCAGTAatctgatgtgttttttttggcaggCTTTCCTTGTGAATTTAAATCAGCCATTAAGGCTACAGTTTGCCAGCTGGATTCCCCCTTAAAGGACTCAAATGGCGTAATTAGTCATTTTTGATGCACTAGCAGAGTGTCTGGCATAATGGGGTTTGTTCATGCTGTTTAAAAGCTTTTCCATGTCTTTCTGCAAGACGTCTTGAGTGGTTGAcattatttgatcatttcatTGATTATAATTGGAAGTCCCTGCCTGTTTCTTTGTCTTTCACCACCAtcttttaatttacatttttacctgTCTTGATTAATCTTCACATTTTATGAATCGCTCTGCACTGTCTTGGTCTCGCAGTCTCAACAGCATGTCGCTCTGTGTATTATTGATTTCTAGATTAGGTTTATTCACTGTGAGTGATTATAAAGTCATGAAGGTGTAATTACTTATTCAGTCTTCCTTGGCGTACCTTGTGTAgaataattaattgattaaatattaaacctcCTGTCCTCTATGCATAACTTATTATTTGAGATAGAGGAGAGTAAAATCCATTAACTGGtcattcgtgtgtgtgtgtgtgtgtgtgtgtgtgtgtgtgtgtgtgtgtgtgtgtgtatatatgtatgtatatatataatttttttttttttgagcactaACATTTGTGAGATTTAGTCAgcctaaaaaaagattttgaggTTAATTGATGTGTTAATGAAGGATTGGTTAGTGCACGTTTAGATTTGTGGAGTAaaaatttgtctttatttcaaagtaaaaaaataatattaggcGCTTGGGTTGAGATGCCACATTCGGAGTTAGTGCAAAGACCTAAGTGacttgttaatatttttaattgcaatactTTATGGGATTACAATTCCATAACGGCATAGATGTACATATTTTAGATCATCAAAACCTTTTGGCTGTTTGAGTAAATTCGTTACATCTGCTTCTATTGTATTGCTATTATGACATCTTCAATTAGACTATGggtaatatgtaaatattcataTGCTTGTATATAGGTCATGAATAAATGTACCTGTTTAATGAATCTCTTGGATTATTCAAACAAACTggatacatttctaaaaaactttaaaataaatgcacattgttCTTAAGGGGGGCAACTTGcccattacatttatttatttctactaacattttacaataagggTTTATTTGTTcgcattagttaatgcatttaacTAACCTgaacaaacaatgcatttattagtgttaattaatctttgatgttaaatgaaaatagtttttgttagcTCTTTAGTTCATTAGcatgaactaatgttaacaaacaacttgtggttttaataatattagcaaatgttgaaattaaatgcTGCATGAGTATTGTTTATTCTTCACGTTAACCAGTTTAATACAATAAGTTAACCTTATGGTAGTTTCTTATAAATTAACACATCTATCATTGTACTGTCACATTAGATAAATATCTCACCATCTTCAGTAATTTCCAATATATAGTTGATCCACCCGTCTTTTATTTACTAGTGTTTTAGTTCAAATCTTTGCATGCGTCATCAAAAGCCGAGTCATCTCTAAATAGCTAAATGCATCTTTAACCGCTTTGTTTTGAACTTTTCTCACAGGCATTTTCATCCATTAATaaaccagctttttttttttttttttttttttttggagtttgcCGCTGCTTTGGTGTTGAGCTCAGAACAAAGACGGGATCTGATCTAATCTGTCAGCATGTCACAGATCAGTCTCTTGTTAGTTGGAGAATGAATGTGAGTTTTTATCCAGGGCCCAGAGGAGGAGTAATCCATGTTTAAACTTTGCTCATTACTGCAGCTGAGGGGGCACAGGGACCTTGCCTTATTCGCTTCATTAAGTCATTAACAGTCTGGAAGCCCTGCAGCTGTCAGCAATATCGGTGCCTCCGCAGAGATATTGGTGCGAGTCGAGCTGTGAATGGCATATGTGAGCGATGGAGGATAGGATGGGGATTATCAGCGGATGCTAAATTACAGCCATCGTTTCTAATATGCCCCCCTTTCATTTGGACTCTTTCCCCATGTTAATTTTTATACTAAAGGGATAAATAGGCGTATTACTCCGActcatttcttttataaaattaGAGATTTGTTCACTCGTCCTCGGCGCTCTTGGCTCGTCTATCTTCTGTCAGATGAATCACCCCAATAATCTcttcgagagagagagagagacgttttAAGTTTTAACGTGTGCTGCAGGACGAGCGTCGGTCACTAGGGGGCGACATGCGCACTAATGATCATCCCCGGATTGAAGCGTGTTTACCGAGTCATTACTGAGGCTAATGTGCC carries:
- the rps11 gene encoding 40S ribosomal protein S11 yields the protein MADTQNERAYQKQPTIFQNKKRVLAVEGSGKEKLPRYHRNVGLGFKTPREAIAGTYIDKKCPFTGNVSIRGRILSGVVTKMKMQRTIVIRRDYLHYIRKYNRFEKRHKNLSVHLSPCFRDVTVGDIVTVGECRPLSKTVRFNVLKVTKAAGAKKQFQKF
- the hrob gene encoding LOW QUALITY PROTEIN: homologous recombination OB-fold protein (The sequence of the model RefSeq protein was modified relative to this genomic sequence to represent the inferred CDS: deleted 2 bases in 1 codon), encoding MTATACNKWKGLFTVGEEFDDEDLLEADWTCPPEQACSTASSVAPSSESSHVQQSSVNLSNASESGSVLTLRTPACGTISALPDLSMPCHQSISASVSSLRLPVLFLQPPSEPINPPPQESFRVLQRDLPPQDDFDDWDVDLEELDSIPQVVSEPQNNPAAPLKNISPAKRMRPSAPEVSSHGRSAAISSVSVTRPLVNTSFVSIIQGPMNPSTSRNANLMHGPTTPASRFPRPVTPRPPVASPQLGASSHRTPLKPRGSLFHSVCSTTDSSSTFTPRALNTPVLTNHLVQLVSAANKTPQRPQSRMMPAKARRFPGPAGALPLQASGRSLDDIVVAVPQTPAHGAVARLRSDVSSSQVIEEEEFSRGPWAVMKTEMGLDEKNPSCFLHSYSVVMVLRKAALKQLAKNKVPNMAVVLKSITHTHADAKAVFRDPTGEMQGTVHRRLVEERLGELKTGAVLLLKQVGVFSPSHRNHYLNVTPNNLLRIYPPDGVFHNSQPSHSPLELTLHSESTRPAGGPVSLMELHFDDEDDSENVVEENLASDGLDTAAVSNELCKAPTVSGQTGDAAWDTDDLDELLGELPAEAYDALH